A genomic segment from Gavia stellata isolate bGavSte3 chromosome 4, bGavSte3.hap2, whole genome shotgun sequence encodes:
- the IL15RA gene encoding interleukin-15 receptor subunit alpha, translated as MHCSIAAVDHSNLAVYSFIPAVHCSIPALEHHFSAVARMGGQELAAEFTESPCWDLHLFFFFLTPPPVPLRCSHPKNVANAHIDVGNDTLLNTRLRYTCNPGYKRKAGTSSLIQCILRNGSTKPDWTDTTLQCIRDPALPPLTPSPELPTAPCTKTTTQRAGTTNASPTSSPSPAAMPGLPGAAGWSPTPPAPDGPLPETSIPPKMLETSTPGERMAPGTPLGTTPLPTTPMDHAAVSIQTLASSIGLPVLVVAGVVACCCWRMKTRMGQDYVAATAIPMMAPTAENEEVLPPGVFPTG; from the exons ATGCATTGCTCCATCGCAGCCGTGGACCACTCCAACCTGGCTGTATATTCCTTTATCCCCGCTGTGCATTGCTCCATCCCGGCGCTGGAGCATCACTTCTCCGCAGTGGCTCGCATGGGGGGACAGGAGCTGGCAGCGGAGTTCACGG AATCTCCCTGTTGGGAtcttcatctcttttttttttttttaactcctcctCCAGTGCCACTGCGATGCAGCCACCCCAAGAACGTGGCCAACGCGCACATCGATGTGGGCAACGACACGTTGCTCAACACTCGCCTGCGCTACACCTGCAACCCGGGCTACAAGCGGAAAGCCGGTACCTCCAGCCTCATCCAGTGCATCCTTCGCAATGGCTCCACCAAGCCTGACTGGACCGACACCACGCTGCAATGCATCC GGGACCCGGCTCTACCTCCACTAACTCCCAGTCCTGAGCTCCCGACCGCACCATGCACCAAGACGACGACCCAAAGGG CAGGAACCACCAATGCCAGCCCGAcctccagcccctctccagcagcaatGCCCGGGCtgccgggagctgctggctggTCACCCACGCCACCAGCACCTGATGGGCCGTTGCCAGAGACATCCATACCACCAAAGATGCTGGAGACTTCCACACCGGGAGAGAGGATGGCCCCAGGGACACCTCTGGGGACAACCCCACTGCCCACCACCCCCATGGACCACGCCGCAG tttccatCCAGACTCTGGCCTCTTCTATTG GACTCCCAGTGCTGGTGGTCGCTGGCGTTGtggcctgctgctgctggaggatgAAAAC GCGCATGGGGCAGGACTATGTGGCGGCGACGGCCATCCCCATGATGGCTCCCACCGCTGAGAACGAGGAGGTGTTGCCGCCCGGCGTCTTCCCCACAGGCTGA